The following are encoded together in the Glycine soja cultivar W05 chromosome 5, ASM419377v2, whole genome shotgun sequence genome:
- the LOC114411168 gene encoding cyclin-dependent kinase E-1-like: protein MDGIYPIRVLGLVVESFVIPMRELLNVFPNTTAYPFVIEQNRRQIGDEVGAGGVGQNEFNCTILGKIGEGTYDLIFLVRTESPAVTHSKFVGIKKFKQSKDGNDISPTAIREIMLLKKITHENVVKLINIHINHVNMSLYLAFNYVEHNLYEIIRHHMDKLNHSINQYTIKSLLWQLLNGLSYLHSIGFLNIRDTNMQVVVTIWYRAPELLLGAKHYTSVVDMWAVGCIFAQFLTLKPLFQGVEVKATSNPFQLDKLDKIFKILDHLTLEKWSSLASLPHWQQDVRHIQGHKYDNVGLYNVVHLSPKSLAYDLLSKMLE, encoded by the exons ATGGATGGTATTTACCCTATTCGGGTACTAGGGCTTGTGGTAGAATCATTTGTGATTCCAATGCGGGAATTGTTAAATGTTTTTCCAA ACACTACTGCCTATCCCTTTGTGATTGAACAAAACAGAAGACAGATAGGGGACGAAGTGGGAGCCGGTGGAGTAGGGCAGAATGAGTTCAATTGTACGATCTTAGGCAAAATCGGTGAAGGCACTTACGACCTCATCTTCCTCGTCCGAACCGAATCCCCTGCTGTCACTCACTCCAAATTTGTTGGCATAAAAAAGTTCAAGCAATCCAAGGACGGCAACGACATCTCCCCCACCGCCATCCGCGAAATCATG TTGCTGAAGAAGATTACACATGAGAACGTCGTTAAGCTCATCAACATACACATCAACCACGTCAACATGTCTCTCTACCTCGCCTTCAATTACGTCGAGCACAATCTCTAT GAAATTATTAGGCATCACATGGACAAACTCAACCATTCGATTAATCAATACACTATTAAGTCTTTGCTATGGCAGCTGCTCAATGGACTAAGCTATCTGCATAG TATTGGTTTCCTGAATATAAGAGATACTAACATGCAGGTTGTTGTAACCATTTGGTATCGTGCACCTGAGTTGCTTCTTGGAGCAAAACATTATACCAGTGTTGTTG ATATGTGGGCTGTGGGATGCATTTTTGCTCAGTTCTTAACCTTGAAGCCACTATTTCAAGGGGTAGAAGTCAAAGCTACATCAAATCCCTTTCAG CTTGATAAACTTGACAAGATATTTAAGATTTTAG ATCATCTCACATTAGAAAAGTGGTCTTCCTTAGCAAGTCTTCCACATTGGCAACAAGATGTGCGACATATACAAGGACACAAATA TGACAATGTCGGTCTCTATAATGTTGTGCACCTGTCTCCAAAAAGCCTTGCATATGACCTCTTGTCAAAGATGCTTGAGtaa